The sequence below is a genomic window from Anaerolineales bacterium.
TCCAGAGCGATCACCCTGTTTCCCAGGTCAGAAAAGCAAGCTGCGGTCACCAAACCGACATAGCCAACACCAACCACACAGATTTGCTTCATCCATTCTCCTCCATATCATGAAATTACGTGATTATCTTATCATAAAGGTAAGTGGTTTGGAGAGTTTTATCAATTTTGTTAGGCACCTGAGGTGCATGCTATGGGATGATGACAATCATATTTTTGGCATGACACCTGTCACTTGTAATTCGGCCTATTTTAGTCTAAAATATAAACAATTAATCATAGTATTCTTATCAAAATATGGGAGTTTATTATGCAGATCACTCGACAGGCAGATTATGCAGTTAGGGCAATGGTATATCTTGCCCAATTAGAACCCGATCAGCGGGCAGCCACTGGTCAGATTGCTCAGGAAAAGAATATTCCGCCCTCGTTCCTGGCGAAAATAGTCTCTCAATTATCAGTAGCAGGTTTGCTTCAAACCTCGCGTGGTGCAAGAGGTGGTGTTTCACTGGCTAAACCCGCCGGAGCGATCAGCCTGCTGGACGTGATCGAAGCCATTGACGGACCAATCTTACTGAACGATTGCGTCGGCGACTCAATGACCTGCACGTACGATGACAGCTGCCCACTCAAGCCCGTCTGGTGCGATGCGCAGAAAATGCTTGTCGATCACCTTTCGAAAGCTAATTTTGCCCAATTTGCCAAAGTATCCACAAATTAACCTGGCACCCGACTGATCGCTTAAACATTCATAATTGTCTTTCTCACCCTTCCTGGCGTATAATCAACCAGGAAGGGATGTCTGGTTTTTAAACAAACTGCCAGATATCACCTCCACAAGTCTTTTCGTACACATAGCTTAGCAGGAGGAACCATGTCAACTCCACGCGTTGTACGCGCCCCACGCGGTACTCAGCTAACCTGCAAATCCTGGCTCACCGAAGCCCCTTACCGCATGATCCAGAACAACCTGGACCCGGAAGTGGCGGAGCGCCCGCAAGACCTGGTGGTCTACGGCGGGCGCGGGCAGGCTGCCCGCAACTGGGAGTGTTTCGATGCCATCCTGGCTACTCTCAAGGAGATGGAGACCGATGAGACCCTTCTGGTCCAGTCGGGTAAGCCGGTGGCGGTCTTTAAGACCCATCCAGATGCCCCGCGGGTGTTGATCGCCAACTCCAATCTCGTGCCGCATTGGGCCACCCAGGAGCACTTCGACCAGCTCGTTGCACGCGGTTTGATGATGTTCGGCCAGATGACAGCCGGTTCGTGGATTTACATCGGCACCCAGGGAATCCTCCAGGGTACCTATGAAACTTTGGGATCCCTGGCACATTTGCGGGGTTGGGGATCGCTCAAGGGCAAGTTCTGCCTGACCGCCGGGTTGGGCGGAATGGGCGGCGCCCAGCCGCTGGCGATCACCATGAACGAGGGGGTGGGGTTGATCGTTGAGGTGGATCCCGCCCATGCTCAACGCCGCCTTGAGACAGGCTATGTGGATATGGTGGTGGATACCCTCGAAGAAGCCATGACCTTGGTGGAGGAATATCAGAAGAAAGAAATCCCCAAATCCATCGGCCTGATCGGCAATGCAGCTGAGATTTACCCCGAGCTGGCGATGCGGGGCATAATTCCGGATGTGGTCACCGACCAAACACCTGCTCATGATGTGCTGATGTACGTCCCCAGCGGTTTGAGCGTCTCACAGGCCGATGCGCTGCGTATCAACAATCCGAATGACTATCACAAACGCTCGATGCAGTCCATGGCACGACACGTCGAAGCGATGTTGGAATTCAAGCGAAAAGGCGCCGAAGTTTTTGACTACGGCAACAACCTGCGCCAGCGTGCATATGATGAGGGAGTGACGGAGGCTTTCGAATTCCCAGGCTTTGTTCCAGCGTATATCCGTCCCCTCTTCTGTGAAGGCAAAGGACCTTTCCGCTGGGTGGCTCTCTCGGGTGACCCGGAGGATATCTACCGGACGGATGAGGCTCTCGTCGAGCTCTTCCCCCAGGATTTCCACCTGCACCGCTGGCTAAAAATGGCGCGTGAAAAAGTCCAGTTCCAAGGACTACCATCGCGCATCTGCTGGCTTGGGTTCGGCGAACGGGCCGAGGCCGGGCTTTGTTTTAATAACCTGGTGGCTGAAGGCATCGTGAAAGCACCGATCGTGATTGGGCGTGACCATCTGGATGCCGGCTCGGTCGCTTCACCCAACCGTGAGACCGAGGGGATGCTGGACGGCACGGATGCGGTCAGTGATTGGGCTATCCTGAACGCGTTGATCAATGCTGTGGGTGGGGCGACCTGGGTTTCGTTCCACCATGGCGGAGGCGTAGGCATCGGCTTCAGCCAGCACGCCGGCCAGGTGATCGTGGCAGATGGGACTGCTGAAGCAGCCGCACGCCTGGAGCGGGTTTTGACCACCGACCCGGGTATGGGCATTGTGCGCCATGCGGATGCAGGCTATGAAATCGCCATCGAGGCCGCGAAAAGGCATGGTCTCAAGATGCCGATGCTGAAATAAGGTTTATTTAATACCTAGTTTTGTTAGATTGATAGCAGGGTGGTGTTATCGACGAGCGGAGAAAGCCAGCCAATCGCCGATCTGCCGCTGTTCGATGAATGGGAAGCCATGCTGTATCAAGGCGTCTTGCATTTCCTGGCCTTGCTCTACCAGGATGCCTGATAAGATTATGCATCCGCCGTCCATCACCAGCTCACCCAATCCCTGGTCAAGCAGCTGGATCAATATCGGTGCCAGGATATTGGCAAACACCAGCTGCGCCTGATGGATGCCGAACTTACCCGCGATTACCTCATTCACCGAGCCGACACCCAACTCAAGGCGATTACTCACTTCATTCAAAGCAGCGTTTTCGGCGGATGACCGATAGGCTTCGGCATCTATATCCACGCCGAGGGCTTTCTCTGCGCCTAGCAACAGACCCGCTATTGAAAGGATCCCCGAACCACAGCCAATATCAATGATCCTTATGTGAGCAGGATGTGCCTGGGAAGCGAGATAATCTTCAGCTAGCGCCAGGCATAGCTGAGTGGTTGGGTGGGTACCTGTCCCGAAGGCCATACCCAGGTCGATCCGCACCGGGATGCGCGTATTATCCTGAACCGGGATCCAGGCTGGCTGGATGATCAATTTATTGCCAATTGGGATGGGGTGGTAATGTTCCTTCCAGGCTTCCATCCAATTGACTTCCTGGATTATTTTGAATTCAGGTTCAGGGATCGGTGAGATACGCCCCAAGTACCATAAGCCTTGCTCAATCTTCTGCCGGGTATCCTCCAGGCTCTCATCAGCGGGGATGTAACCACACACTCTGAGTGGCCCAACCGTTTCTCCATTTTCATCAGCCGGGCCAGCCCTCACCGCGGTCGATTCAATGACTACACCATCTGGTAGGTAGCGGGCAAGCACCTCGGCAACTGCTTCGGCCAGCTCCCCATTTAATGTCAGGCTTACTTCCAGCCAATACTTTTCTGCCATCGAATCACTTTTTTTAAAGAATATCGGATGTATATCGGGAAGGAATTGCATCACCCGCCCAGGGTGTCTTTCAACCAATCCAGAAACCCTTTTTCAGCCGGTCTCACTTCACTGCCCAGGCTTTCAGCCAATTTTTCCATCAACTTGCGTTGTTCAGAGGTCAGGTTACGCGGCACTTCCACATTGACCACTACCATCTGGTCGCCGCGGCCATTCCCACGCAGGTGCGGAACACCTTTCCCACGCATACGCAATACCTTCCCAGGCTGTATGCCTGCCGGGATCTTTAACTTTGTACTCCCATCCACGGTCGGCACATCCACTTCTGCTCCGAGGGTGGCTTGAGCAATGTTGATGTCCAGGTCAAGCAGGATGTCATTTTCACGACGCCGG
It includes:
- the hutU gene encoding urocanate hydratase — encoded protein: MSTPRVVRAPRGTQLTCKSWLTEAPYRMIQNNLDPEVAERPQDLVVYGGRGQAARNWECFDAILATLKEMETDETLLVQSGKPVAVFKTHPDAPRVLIANSNLVPHWATQEHFDQLVARGLMMFGQMTAGSWIYIGTQGILQGTYETLGSLAHLRGWGSLKGKFCLTAGLGGMGGAQPLAITMNEGVGLIVEVDPAHAQRRLETGYVDMVVDTLEEAMTLVEEYQKKEIPKSIGLIGNAAEIYPELAMRGIIPDVVTDQTPAHDVLMYVPSGLSVSQADALRINNPNDYHKRSMQSMARHVEAMLEFKRKGAEVFDYGNNLRQRAYDEGVTEAFEFPGFVPAYIRPLFCEGKGPFRWVALSGDPEDIYRTDEALVELFPQDFHLHRWLKMAREKVQFQGLPSRICWLGFGERAEAGLCFNNLVAEGIVKAPIVIGRDHLDAGSVASPNRETEGMLDGTDAVSDWAILNALINAVGGATWVSFHHGGGVGIGFSQHAGQVIVADGTAEAAARLERVLTTDPGMGIVRHADAGYEIAIEAAKRHGLKMPMLK
- the prmA gene encoding 50S ribosomal protein L11 methyltransferase — translated: MQFLPDIHPIFFKKSDSMAEKYWLEVSLTLNGELAEAVAEVLARYLPDGVVIESTAVRAGPADENGETVGPLRVCGYIPADESLEDTRQKIEQGLWYLGRISPIPEPEFKIIQEVNWMEAWKEHYHPIPIGNKLIIQPAWIPVQDNTRIPVRIDLGMAFGTGTHPTTQLCLALAEDYLASQAHPAHIRIIDIGCGSGILSIAGLLLGAEKALGVDIDAEAYRSSAENAALNEVSNRLELGVGSVNEVIAGKFGIHQAQLVFANILAPILIQLLDQGLGELVMDGGCIILSGILVEQGQEMQDALIQHGFPFIEQRQIGDWLAFSARR
- a CDS encoding Rrf2 family transcriptional regulator, encoding MQITRQADYAVRAMVYLAQLEPDQRAATGQIAQEKNIPPSFLAKIVSQLSVAGLLQTSRGARGGVSLAKPAGAISLLDVIEAIDGPILLNDCVGDSMTCTYDDSCPLKPVWCDAQKMLVDHLSKANFAQFAKVSTN